The genomic window TCTGTCCTGCTTTCAGGAAACCAATCAAATCAGGAATTTTTTCCTTGGCATTGTGCTCATGAAAGCTGATTTGCTTGGTCGAAATGTCAAAATGCTTGAGTAAGAGACCCGTATTGCGCGTGTCCTCCGCAGCAATCCAGTCCACCTCTTTCAAGGTCTGAATGGCACGAAAAGTCATATCATCTAGATTGCCAATCGGCGTTGCCACTAGGTAAAGCTTGCCATAGGGAGATTGCCCCTTAAAACTTTTTTGAATCTGCATGCTTACTCCCTGTATAACAACTCGTCACAGAACATACATTCCTCGTCCTGCTCTCGGCGTTGTCCATAAAAATCATTACATACGTGAAACCCGTCTTTATAGATTCGGCGGACGCTTTCACGAACATGCTTGGCCTTAACGGGAGTATCTGCTTCCACCTCACCTAAGCGTTCGCGCAACTTACTATTTTCCAACCGAAGAGCTGTATTTTCCTCTACCAAGCTCTTGAGATTTTTCTTGATGGCTTCCACATCAGCCAAGGTCACCAATAACTGTTGGGAAAAATCGTCCAGCGCATCAAATAATTCTTTCTTATCCATAACCCAGCCCTTTCCTTTCTTTATCCTTCATTGAGTTTATATTTCTTTCAAGACCAGATATTCCATGGCATTTTGAAAGCTGACATTGGCTTGCCACATTTTTCTAGCTTCTAGTAGATTTTGTAAAATCTGTCGAATCCTTACTTGCAAGAGGTCCTGTCCACAGAGAACTTCGAGGATTCGCAAGACCTGATCTTGTTTTTCCTTGTCATCTGCCAAGCCGGCTAATTTCGCAACTTGCAAATAACTCTCTTTTTTCTTAGCTAGTAACCAGGTCAGCAAGCGTTCGCTCTCATCCACCAAGGTCCAAAAACTAGCCTGATTGACCAACTTTTCAGCTTCAGCACGCGATTGACTAAACTGAGCTAAAAGAGTCGCTTTTTTCTTAACGAGACCTGCTTGTTCTAATTGATGGATGAGCTTTTCTTCTTGCTTTTTAAAGTGGAAAATCTGGGTCCGACTACGGATTGTCGGCAAGATTTTTTCCTCATCACTAGTTAAGAAGAAAATATAAACTTCACTCTGAGGTTCTTCGATGACCTTGAGCAGAGAGTTGGCTGCGTTGGGATGCATTTTTTCGGCCTGCTCGATGATAAAGACCTGTTGCTGGCTTTCAATCCCTGCTTGGGAAAACTGAGCCACCAATTCCCGAATGCGTTCTGTCTTGATGACCTGATTGACTGGCTTAATCAAGGTAACATCGGGAAATTCTCCCTGTTCAATCAGCTTGCAGTTTCGGCATTTCTCACATGGTAGAACGCCTACTTTATCCCTACAAAAGAGGCTTTTAGCTAAAAACTGCGCCATTTCCAAGCTTCCAAAGAAACCTGAAAAGAGATAGGCGTGATTGAGCTGGTCTTGTTCTAGGATACGGACAAAGCGGTCAAACTGGTCTGGCTGCCAAGCCTTTAGTTGATCTTGTTTCATTTATCCAAGCCCATTCTGTCAAATAAGACAGCCTTGGTCGTTTCCACAACTTGCTCCAAAGGAAGACTGGCATCAATCTTGACCATGCGATTTCCTTCTTTTTCCAGGAGAGAAAGGTAACCTTGACGAACTTTCTTGTGCAAGTCTAAACCTTCCATGTCCAAACGATTGACCTCACGGTCACTATTAGCAGTAATGCGAGCCAGCCCCTCTTCCACCTCAATGTCAAAATAGAGGGTCAAATCGGGTTTGAGGCCATCTGTCGCAAAGTGATTGAGCCAATCAATGGCATCAATATCCAAGCCACGGCCAAATCCCTGATAAGCAACAGAACTATCGATGAAGCGGTCCATAATGACCAACTTGCCAGCTTCAAGTGCTGGAAGAACTTTTTCCACCAAGTGCTGTCTACGACTGGCAATATAGAGAAGGAGTTCCGTTTTAGGATCCATCTGCGTATGACTTGGGTCCAAAATCACTTGACGAATCTTCTCCCCAATCAAGACTCCACCTGGCTCACGGGTCGTCAGCACCTCTACTCCTTTTTCCTCTAAAATTGGTAGCAGAGCCTCTAAAACACTGGTCTTTCCTGCTCCCTCTGGTCCCTCAAGAGAGACTAAAAAT from Streptococcus oralis includes these protein-coding regions:
- the yabA gene encoding DNA replication initiation control protein YabA encodes the protein MDKKELFDALDDFSQQLLVTLADVEAIKKNLKSLVEENTALRLENSKLRERLGEVEADTPVKAKHVRESVRRIYKDGFHVCNDFYGQRREQDEECMFCDELLYRE
- a CDS encoding DNA polymerase III subunit delta' yields the protein MKQDQLKAWQPDQFDRFVRILEQDQLNHAYLFSGFFGSLEMAQFLAKSLFCRDKVGVLPCEKCRNCKLIEQGEFPDVTLIKPVNQVIKTERIRELVAQFSQAGIESQQQVFIIEQAEKMHPNAANSLLKVIEEPQSEVYIFFLTSDEEKILPTIRSRTQIFHFKKQEEKLIHQLEQAGLVKKKATLLAQFSQSRAEAEKLVNQASFWTLVDESERLLTWLLAKKKESYLQVAKLAGLADDKEKQDQVLRILEVLCGQDLLQVRIRQILQNLLEARKMWQANVSFQNAMEYLVLKEI
- the tmk gene encoding dTMP kinase, which gives rise to MSKGFLVSLEGPEGAGKTSVLEALLPILEEKGVEVLTTREPGGVLIGEKIRQVILDPSHTQMDPKTELLLYIASRRQHLVEKVLPALEAGKLVIMDRFIDSSVAYQGFGRGLDIDAIDWLNHFATDGLKPDLTLYFDIEVEEGLARITANSDREVNRLDMEGLDLHKKVRQGYLSLLEKEGNRMVKIDASLPLEQVVETTKAVLFDRMGLDK